From a region of the Arvicanthis niloticus isolate mArvNil1 chromosome 6, mArvNil1.pat.X, whole genome shotgun sequence genome:
- the Crk gene encoding adapter molecule crk isoform X1 yields MAGNFDSEERSSWYWGRLSRQEAVALLQGQRHGVFLVRDSSTSPGDYVLSVSENSRVSHYIINSSGPRPPVPPSPAQPPPGVSPSRLRIGDQEFDSLPALLEFYKIHYLDTTTLIEPVSRSRQGSGVILRQEEAEYVRALFDFNGNDEEDLPFKKGDILRIRDKPEEQWWNAEDSEGKRGMIPVPYVEKYRPASASVSALIGGNQEGSHPQPLGGPEPGPYAQPSVNTPLPNLQNGPIYARVIQKRVPNAYDKTALALEVGELVKVTKINVSGQWEGECNGKRGHFPFTHVHLLDQQNPDEDFS; encoded by the exons ATGGCGGGCAACTTCGACTCCGAGGAGCGGAGTAGCTGGTACTGGGGCCGCTTGAGCCGGCAGGAGGCGGTGGCGCTATTGCAGGGCCAGCGGCACGGGGTGTTCCTGGTGCGGGACTCGAGCACCAGCCCCGGGGACTATGTGCTCAGCGTCTCCGAAAACTCGCGTGTCTCCCACTACATCATCAACAGCAGCGGCCCGCGCCCTCCAGTGCCTCCGTCGCCCGCTCAGCCTCCGCCGG GAGTGAGTCCCTCCAGGCTCCGAATAGGAGATCAAGAATTTGATTCATTGCCTGCTTTACTGGAATTCTACAAAATACACTATTTGGACACTACAACATTGATAGAACCAGTTTCCAGATCAAGGCAGGGTAGTGGAGTGATTCtcaggcaggaggaggcagagtaTGTGCGGGCCCTCTTTGACTTTAATGGGAATGATGAAGAAGATCTTCCCTTTAAGAAAGGAGACATCCTGAGAATCCGGGATAAGCCTGAAGAGCAGTGGTGGAATGCAGAGGACAGCGAAGGAAAGAGGGGGATGATTCCTGTCCCTTACGTGGAGAAGTATAGACCTGCCTCCGCCTCAGTATCGGCTCTGATTGGAGGTAACCAGGAGGGTTCCCACCCACAGCCACTGGGTGGGCCGGAGCCTGGGCCCTATGCCCAACCCAGCGTCAACACTCCGCTCCCTAACCTCCAGAATGGGCCCATTTATGCCAGGGTTATCCAGAAGCGAGTCCCTAATGCCTACGACAAGACAGCCTTGGCTTTGGAG GTCGGTGAGCTGGTAAAGGTTACGAAGATTAATGTgagtggtcagtgggaaggggaGTGTAATGGCAAACGAGGTCACTTCCCATTCACACATGTCCATCTGCTGGATCAACAGAATCCCGATGAGGACTTCAGCTGA
- the Crk gene encoding adapter molecule crk isoform X2, translated as MAGNFDSEERSSWYWGRLSRQEAVALLQGQRHGVFLVRDSSTSPGDYVLSVSENSRVSHYIINSSGPRPPVPPSPAQPPPGVSPSRLRIGDQEFDSLPALLEFYKIHYLDTTTLIEPVSRSRQGSGVILRQEEAEYVRALFDFNGNDEEDLPFKKGDILRIRDKPEEQWWNAEDSEGKRGMIPVPYVEKYRPASASVSALIGGR; from the exons ATGGCGGGCAACTTCGACTCCGAGGAGCGGAGTAGCTGGTACTGGGGCCGCTTGAGCCGGCAGGAGGCGGTGGCGCTATTGCAGGGCCAGCGGCACGGGGTGTTCCTGGTGCGGGACTCGAGCACCAGCCCCGGGGACTATGTGCTCAGCGTCTCCGAAAACTCGCGTGTCTCCCACTACATCATCAACAGCAGCGGCCCGCGCCCTCCAGTGCCTCCGTCGCCCGCTCAGCCTCCGCCGG GAGTGAGTCCCTCCAGGCTCCGAATAGGAGATCAAGAATTTGATTCATTGCCTGCTTTACTGGAATTCTACAAAATACACTATTTGGACACTACAACATTGATAGAACCAGTTTCCAGATCAAGGCAGGGTAGTGGAGTGATTCtcaggcaggaggaggcagagtaTGTGCGGGCCCTCTTTGACTTTAATGGGAATGATGAAGAAGATCTTCCCTTTAAGAAAGGAGACATCCTGAGAATCCGGGATAAGCCTGAAGAGCAGTGGTGGAATGCAGAGGACAGCGAAGGAAAGAGGGGGATGATTCCTGTCCCTTACGTGGAGAAGTATAGACCTGCCTCCGCCTCAGTATCGGCTCTGATTGGAG GTCGGTGA